One Edaphobacter flagellatus genomic region harbors:
- a CDS encoding YVTN family beta-propeller repeat protein, giving the protein MKKTFLLSVGACGVLAVGLHAETLLVANQHDQSLSFIDTTSNKVIATVPVGGVTGHELAVSPDGKRAFVPIYGNAGVGRAGTDGSEISVIDLGTRHIVGKVDFGHGVRPHCAAFGPDGMLYVSTELDKSISIIDPRTLKIVGAIPTDQEQSHMFVLSKDGKRGYTANVGPGTVSVLDIPARKTIAIIPISSNTQRISISRDGSMVFTADQKTPQLAVIDTATNKVKTWVPLSSAGYGTASTKDGRYLLVTLRAAKQLAVVDLKTMKVDRTIDVGDGPSEVVVSADGKKAYVACNFSNQIAVIDLGSWKMEQLIEAGKYADGMALVK; this is encoded by the coding sequence ATGAAGAAAACATTTCTTTTGTCGGTGGGAGCATGCGGCGTGCTGGCTGTAGGACTGCACGCGGAGACGTTATTGGTGGCCAACCAGCACGACCAGAGCCTGAGCTTCATCGACACCACGTCGAACAAGGTGATTGCGACGGTACCGGTAGGCGGCGTGACCGGCCACGAACTTGCGGTTTCTCCCGATGGCAAGCGGGCGTTTGTGCCGATCTACGGGAATGCCGGTGTGGGACGCGCAGGCACGGATGGCAGCGAGATCTCGGTGATCGACCTTGGCACGAGACATATCGTCGGCAAGGTGGACTTTGGCCACGGCGTGCGTCCGCACTGTGCCGCGTTTGGCCCAGACGGCATGTTGTATGTGTCGACCGAGCTGGACAAGAGCATCAGCATTATCGATCCCAGGACGCTGAAGATCGTCGGCGCGATCCCGACCGATCAGGAGCAGTCGCACATGTTTGTGCTGTCGAAGGATGGCAAGCGCGGATATACGGCGAACGTCGGTCCTGGTACGGTCTCGGTGCTGGACATCCCGGCGCGTAAGACGATTGCCATCATTCCGATCTCGAGCAATACGCAGCGTATCTCCATCTCGCGTGACGGCAGCATGGTGTTTACTGCCGACCAGAAGACTCCACAACTCGCCGTGATCGATACGGCAACGAACAAGGTGAAGACCTGGGTTCCGCTGTCGAGCGCCGGTTATGGCACGGCGTCGACGAAAGACGGACGCTATCTGCTGGTGACACTGCGTGCCGCCAAGCAGCTTGCCGTCGTCGACCTGAAGACGATGAAGGTAGACCGCACGATTGACGTAGGCGATGGGCCTTCGGAGGTTGTCGTCAGCGCCGATGGCAAGAAGGCGTACGTCGCCTGCAACTTCTCCAATCAGATTGCCGTAATCGATCTGGGTAGCTGGAAGATGGAGCAATTGATCGAGGCAGGCAAGTATGCCGACGGCATGGCGCTGGTGAAGTAG
- the mutM gene encoding bifunctional DNA-formamidopyrimidine glycosylase/DNA-(apurinic or apyrimidinic site) lyase, with amino-acid sequence MPELPEVETVANGVHQRVQGQTIVSVQTSNKPQTFKSPPSEIAEALTGARIDRVHRVGKTIVADLMANDKPVQFLIHLGMSGRLLVSTPETPVPPHTHAILALSGGKELRFVDPRRFGRLSIVSTPYEGPGKEPLTITLEDFIALFRGRKTPIKAALLNQSLLHGVGNIYADEALFHAGVRPRRHAGRLTRDELSKLRAALQKVLKHAIKLGGSSVSNYVDAEGIAGFFQLHHRVYSRTGEPCRTCKTPIERIVIGGRSTHFCPACQK; translated from the coding sequence ATGCCGGAACTTCCCGAAGTTGAAACCGTCGCCAACGGCGTCCACCAGCGCGTCCAGGGCCAGACCATCGTCAGCGTCCAGACCAGCAACAAGCCGCAAACCTTCAAATCTCCGCCAAGCGAGATCGCTGAGGCACTTACCGGCGCGCGCATCGACCGCGTCCATCGCGTCGGCAAGACGATCGTCGCCGACCTCATGGCCAACGACAAACCCGTCCAGTTCCTGATCCATCTGGGTATGAGCGGCCGCCTGCTTGTCTCAACGCCGGAGACGCCGGTGCCGCCACACACCCACGCTATCCTCGCGCTGAGTGGGGGTAAGGAGCTGCGCTTCGTCGATCCGCGACGCTTCGGACGGCTCTCCATCGTAAGTACACCGTATGAAGGCCCCGGCAAAGAACCGCTCACCATTACGCTTGAGGACTTTATCGCACTCTTTCGTGGCCGCAAGACGCCGATCAAGGCTGCATTGCTCAACCAGTCACTGCTGCATGGTGTCGGCAATATCTATGCCGATGAGGCGCTCTTCCATGCCGGCGTCCGGCCACGCCGACACGCTGGGCGGCTGACACGCGATGAGCTTTCGAAGCTGCGTGCTGCGCTCCAGAAGGTACTCAAACATGCCATCAAGCTTGGAGGCTCGTCGGTTTCGAATTATGTGGATGCAGAAGGCATCGCGGGCTTCTTCCAACTCCACCATCGCGTCTACTCACGTACCGGCGAACCCTGCCGCACCTGCAAGACGCCGATTGAGCGCATCGTCATTGGCGGACGCAGCACGCACTTCTGCCCTGCCTGCCAGAAATAA
- a CDS encoding ROK family protein: MAKSVGVTLSEQIHTGFVVDHKLVGGIKRFPKDEEDYSALVELHTDALVETICDQILAAANGEKNLDAVGIAVPGLVKSGVVEEAPNLPQLKGARLRDLISMKLHDHGIAAPVTLLNDADGVAAGLAARFGKLDSMIRVWTIGLGIGHGRYPHMAGVWEGGHSVVTLDDKETFCGCGGRGHLEGIMGHRAMRLRFLDMEPEEVFEEARKGDIRCLEFKRLYHKALAAATATSIHMAGPGKFFLTGTYVDNIDLPMLKDYMQQMVKMSPLQGYSIEVVEENAETRVIGSAVSAEQAAGL, encoded by the coding sequence ATGGCAAAGTCGGTTGGGGTCACATTATCGGAGCAGATTCACACAGGGTTTGTGGTGGACCACAAGCTGGTGGGCGGCATCAAGCGTTTTCCCAAAGACGAGGAAGACTATAGTGCGCTGGTCGAGCTGCACACCGATGCGCTGGTGGAAACGATCTGCGACCAGATTCTCGCAGCTGCGAATGGTGAGAAGAATCTGGATGCAGTTGGCATTGCAGTTCCAGGACTGGTGAAAAGCGGCGTCGTCGAAGAAGCTCCCAATCTGCCGCAGCTCAAGGGAGCGCGTCTGCGCGACTTGATCAGCATGAAGTTGCACGATCATGGCATCGCCGCTCCAGTGACGCTGCTGAACGACGCGGACGGTGTCGCGGCAGGGCTGGCCGCCAGGTTCGGCAAGCTGGACTCGATGATCCGCGTCTGGACCATCGGCCTGGGCATCGGACACGGCAGATATCCGCACATGGCAGGTGTCTGGGAGGGCGGGCACTCCGTGGTGACGCTCGATGATAAGGAAACCTTTTGCGGCTGCGGCGGCAGAGGCCACCTGGAAGGCATCATGGGCCACCGCGCTATGCGGCTGCGCTTCCTCGACATGGAACCGGAAGAGGTCTTCGAAGAGGCTAGAAAGGGCGATATACGCTGCCTGGAGTTCAAGCGGCTGTATCACAAGGCGTTGGCTGCAGCGACCGCCACCTCGATCCACATGGCCGGACCGGGCAAGTTCTTCCTGACCGGAACGTATGTGGACAATATCGACCTGCCAATGCTCAAGGACTATATGCAGCAGATGGTGAAGATGAGTCCGCTGCAGGGGTACTCAATTGAAGTCGTCGAAGAAAACGCAGAGACTCGCGTGATCGGCTCGGCTGTCAGCGCGGAGCAGGCCGCAGGGCTATAG
- the sthA gene encoding Si-specific NAD(P)(+) transhydrogenase, with protein sequence MSSVYDLIVIGSGPSGQRAAIYASKLGKKVALVEMREVVGGVSINTGTIPSKTMREAVLHLSGYNYKSIYGMNYRVKEKITMADLAFRVQHVIKTEIDVTEAQLSRNNVEMLSGVASFEDATHIKVTNSRGSNIYETKSTLIATGTKPASSPKVPINGKTIINSDQVLELINLPKTMIVVGGGVIGVEYTCMFAALGVRVTLIERRPRLLEFADQEIVEALSYHLRDARVTMRLNEEVESVEESPDGTVVANLESKKKVSGDALLYAVGRQGNVDELNLAAVGIEADKRGRIPVDKDFRTKVSNIFAAGDVIGFPSLASVSMEQGRIGAARAFGDETIVSNPSFYPYGIYTIPEISFIGKTEEQLTEEDVPYEVGVAYYREIARGQIRGDTTGRLKLIFHRENHSILGVHIIGEGASELLHIGQAVMALGGTIEYFVDTVFNYPTLAECYKVAAFNGLNRVSKFD encoded by the coding sequence ATGAGTAGTGTGTACGATCTGATCGTTATCGGTTCCGGCCCGTCTGGGCAGCGTGCGGCCATCTATGCCTCGAAGTTGGGCAAGAAGGTCGCCCTGGTGGAGATGCGCGAGGTCGTCGGCGGCGTGTCCATCAACACCGGCACCATTCCCTCCAAGACCATGCGCGAGGCGGTGCTTCACCTCTCTGGATACAACTACAAATCGATTTACGGCATGAACTATCGCGTGAAGGAAAAGATCACGATGGCCGATCTTGCCTTCCGCGTGCAGCACGTCATCAAGACCGAGATCGACGTCACCGAGGCACAGCTCTCGCGCAACAACGTTGAGATGCTCTCAGGCGTCGCCAGCTTCGAAGATGCGACCCACATTAAGGTCACAAACTCGCGCGGCTCGAACATCTACGAAACAAAGAGTACCCTCATCGCCACGGGAACCAAGCCCGCCAGCTCGCCTAAGGTTCCCATCAACGGCAAGACCATCATCAACAGCGATCAGGTCCTCGAGCTCATTAACCTGCCGAAGACGATGATTGTCGTTGGCGGAGGCGTCATCGGTGTCGAATACACCTGCATGTTCGCCGCGCTCGGCGTCCGCGTCACACTGATCGAGCGTCGTCCGCGCCTGCTCGAGTTCGCCGACCAGGAGATCGTCGAGGCGCTCAGCTACCACCTCCGCGACGCCCGCGTGACGATGCGCCTCAACGAAGAGGTGGAATCGGTGGAAGAATCGCCTGACGGCACCGTTGTGGCGAACCTCGAAAGCAAGAAGAAAGTCTCCGGCGATGCGCTGCTCTACGCTGTTGGACGCCAGGGCAACGTCGACGAGCTGAACCTCGCCGCCGTCGGCATCGAGGCCGACAAGCGCGGTCGCATTCCCGTGGATAAGGACTTCAGGACGAAGGTGTCGAACATCTTCGCCGCCGGCGACGTCATCGGCTTCCCTTCGCTCGCCTCCGTGTCGATGGAGCAGGGACGCATCGGTGCTGCACGAGCCTTCGGCGACGAGACGATCGTCTCTAACCCCAGCTTTTACCCCTACGGCATCTACACCATTCCGGAAATCAGCTTCATCGGCAAGACGGAAGAACAGCTCACCGAGGAAGACGTCCCCTACGAGGTTGGCGTTGCCTACTACCGCGAGATCGCGCGCGGCCAGATTCGCGGCGATACCACCGGAAGGCTCAAGCTGATCTTCCATCGCGAGAACCACTCGATCCTCGGTGTGCACATCATCGGCGAGGGAGCCAGCGAGTTGCTGCACATCGGGCAGGCCGTCATGGCGCTGGGTGGAACCATCGAGTACTTCGTGGATACAGTCTTCAACTACCCAACTCTCGCGGAATGTTATAAAGTGGCGGCTTTCAACGGATTGAACCGCGTCAGCAAGTTTGACTAA
- a CDS encoding thiamine phosphate synthase: MLRCAITDRSIFPGDESQKRSALLETVSHWAAEGIELIQLREKNLAPDDLVEFARAVRAAIPEESASRLLINSSLRAALLSKAHGVHLPAHSPLLPDDVRRRYAVERLGEPIITVSCHHLAEVQIARLNHADAILFAPVFGKMVKGLEVTPAAGLEALHAACVAAAPLPVYALGGVTRENAPQCVEAGAAGVAGIRLFLRPFGTPLPPG; encoded by the coding sequence GTGCTGCGCTGCGCGATCACCGACCGCTCGATTTTTCCGGGCGATGAATCCCAAAAACGTTCTGCTCTTCTGGAAACGGTCAGCCACTGGGCCGCTGAAGGGATCGAGCTGATCCAGTTGCGGGAGAAGAATTTGGCTCCGGACGATCTGGTTGAATTTGCCCGGGCGGTTCGTGCGGCGATTCCGGAGGAATCGGCCTCGCGGCTTCTGATCAACTCCAGCCTGCGGGCAGCGCTGCTCAGCAAGGCTCATGGTGTTCATCTGCCTGCGCATTCGCCGCTGCTGCCGGATGATGTGCGGCGTCGTTATGCCGTCGAGCGGCTGGGTGAACCGATCATTACCGTCTCGTGTCATCACCTGGCTGAGGTCCAGATTGCCCGGCTGAACCATGCGGATGCGATCTTGTTTGCCCCGGTCTTCGGAAAAATGGTGAAAGGGCTGGAGGTTACGCCTGCTGCTGGTCTTGAAGCTCTTCATGCCGCGTGTGTTGCGGCCGCTCCGCTGCCGGTCTATGCGCTGGGCGGTGTCACGAGAGAGAATGCGCCGCAATGCGTGGAGGCAGGTGCGGCCGGGGTGGCCGGAATACGGTTGTTCCTGCGCCCATTCGGCACCCCCCTCCCCCCAGGGTGA
- a CDS encoding DinB family protein, with protein MKLKDLFLEELKREEPATRKALERVPEGRNDWAPHEKSMKMGYLASLVATMPSWIDMMINLDELDFAPVGENKNKPVEWTKTSELLDLFDQSMKKGIAALESTTDEHLMTNWRLKAHGHLITEEPRYINILNGMLSHWAHHRGQLTVYLRLNEAAVPALYGPSADERF; from the coding sequence ATGAAGCTGAAGGATCTGTTCTTAGAGGAGTTGAAGCGCGAAGAGCCGGCCACTCGTAAAGCGCTCGAGCGTGTGCCGGAGGGCCGCAACGACTGGGCTCCGCACGAAAAGTCCATGAAGATGGGCTATCTCGCCTCACTCGTAGCGACTATGCCGAGCTGGATCGACATGATGATCAATCTCGACGAGCTGGACTTCGCCCCCGTCGGTGAAAACAAGAACAAGCCTGTCGAATGGACGAAGACCTCCGAGCTGCTCGACCTCTTCGACCAAAGCATGAAGAAGGGCATCGCCGCTCTCGAATCCACCACCGACGAGCACCTGATGACCAACTGGCGACTCAAGGCCCACGGCCACCTCATCACCGAGGAGCCCCGCTACATCAACATCCTCAATGGAATGCTCAGCCATTGGGCCCATCACCGAGGCCAGCTTACGGTCTATCTCCGCCTCAACGAAGCGGCCGTCCCGGCACTCTATGGCCCCTCAGCCGACGAGCGCTTCTGA
- a CDS encoding L-rhamnose mutarotase, with translation MRRFSQVIKLRPEVREEYIRYHADVWPGVLDRIEKCNIRNYSIYLHEDLLIAYFEYHGTDFDADMKLMAADPETQRWWKIMDPMQVPLPEAVKAGTHWLNLPEVFHFDGAPVPSK, from the coding sequence ATGCGCCGTTTCTCACAGGTGATCAAGCTGCGTCCTGAAGTCAGGGAAGAGTACATCCGCTACCACGCCGACGTCTGGCCCGGTGTGCTCGATCGCATCGAGAAGTGCAATATCCGCAACTACTCCATCTATCTGCACGAAGACCTCCTGATCGCCTACTTCGAGTACCACGGCACCGACTTCGACGCCGACATGAAGCTCATGGCCGCCGACCCCGAGACACAACGCTGGTGGAAGATCATGGACCCCATGCAGGTCCCTCTCCCCGAGGCCGTCAAAGCCGGCACGCACTGGCTCAATCTCCCCGAGGTCTTTCACTTCGACGGCGCGCCCGTCCCCTCCAAATAA
- a CDS encoding YceD family protein: MLITPVELFDEPLEIDETIAPGALEYGPDIRQVSSLPVKGQADLLVEHRSEERGSRSHVNDIRLRAEYKGEFEILCARCVEPVPQTLEGKFDLIFRPVEADSDSGEHAITPDETEIGYYEESGLLLEDVVREQVLLSLPTRTLCKPDCKGLCPRCGQNQNLATCACEQTPSDPRWNALANLADKIEVKH, from the coding sequence GTGCTGATTACCCCTGTAGAACTGTTCGATGAGCCGCTGGAGATCGATGAGACGATCGCTCCCGGTGCGCTGGAATATGGCCCTGATATTCGACAGGTTTCGTCTTTACCTGTGAAAGGACAGGCGGACCTGCTGGTGGAACACCGGAGCGAGGAGCGCGGGTCGCGCTCCCACGTCAACGACATACGCCTGCGGGCGGAGTACAAGGGCGAGTTCGAGATTCTGTGCGCGCGGTGCGTGGAGCCGGTGCCGCAGACGCTGGAGGGGAAGTTCGACCTGATTTTCCGGCCGGTGGAAGCGGATAGCGACTCCGGCGAGCACGCAATTACCCCGGATGAGACCGAAATCGGGTATTATGAAGAGAGCGGTCTTTTGCTGGAAGACGTGGTGCGCGAGCAGGTACTGCTTTCGCTGCCGACCCGGACTCTGTGCAAGCCGGACTGCAAGGGCCTCTGCCCTCGCTGCGGTCAGAACCAGAACCTCGCAACCTGCGCCTGTGAACAGACACCGTCTGATCCGCGCTGGAATGCGCTGGCGAATCTGGCTGACAAGATCGAGGTTAAGCACTAA
- the rpmF gene encoding 50S ribosomal protein L32 — MPNPKRRHSKQRTAKRRSHDFLTPTGLSECPNCHERKLPHRACRKCGTYKGREVLTVKEAS, encoded by the coding sequence ATGCCTAATCCAAAACGGCGTCACTCCAAGCAGCGCACCGCCAAGCGCCGCAGCCACGACTTCCTGACCCCCACCGGCCTCTCCGAGTGCCCGAACTGCCACGAGCGCAAGCTGCCGCACCGCGCCTGCCGCAAGTGTGGCACGTATAAGGGCCGTGAGGTCCTTACGGTTAAGGAAGCCAGCTAA
- the plsX gene encoding phosphate acyltransferase PlsX — MPIDIVVDAMGSDKAPEPEVRGAVLAARHYGVRVHLVGPEDILRPLLRQQLKHQKHLDVFVVPASEWITMDDKAAQAVRSKRDSTMRVGLKMVREGRAAGFFTAGNTGAAMATAKMVLGMLSGVDRPALATIVPTTKGVPSLLLDVGANVDSDPDNLVQFAVMGHMYAQNVLKAQNPRVGLLSIGEEDSKGNALTRDTLPLLRELKGINFIGNVEGRDLFNGHCDVIVCDGFVGNVALKTSEGIAKLVSTSLRESLKSTVTSQVGALLSRRAFDDFKKRLDYSEYGGAPLLGVRGVCIVGHGSSNEKAVMNGIRVAAEFAHAEVNAGIEAALRAAAPMV; from the coding sequence ATGCCAATAGACATCGTCGTTGACGCAATGGGTTCGGATAAGGCTCCTGAGCCTGAGGTACGTGGGGCTGTGCTGGCTGCCCGTCACTATGGGGTGCGGGTTCACCTGGTGGGGCCCGAGGATATTCTTCGTCCACTGCTTCGCCAACAGCTGAAACATCAGAAACATCTCGACGTCTTCGTGGTTCCGGCTTCGGAGTGGATCACGATGGACGACAAGGCCGCGCAGGCAGTGCGCTCGAAACGCGATTCGACGATGCGCGTGGGCCTGAAGATGGTGCGCGAGGGGCGGGCCGCGGGATTCTTCACGGCCGGCAATACGGGCGCGGCAATGGCTACGGCGAAGATGGTGCTGGGGATGCTTTCGGGCGTGGACCGGCCGGCGCTGGCGACGATTGTGCCGACGACGAAAGGCGTTCCGTCGCTGCTGCTGGATGTCGGGGCGAACGTGGATTCGGACCCGGACAATCTGGTGCAGTTTGCGGTGATGGGGCATATGTATGCGCAGAATGTGCTGAAGGCGCAGAATCCGCGGGTGGGGTTGCTCTCGATCGGCGAAGAGGATTCGAAGGGCAACGCGCTGACGCGCGATACACTGCCGCTGCTGCGTGAGCTGAAGGGGATCAACTTCATCGGCAATGTTGAAGGGCGCGATTTATTCAACGGACACTGCGACGTGATTGTGTGCGATGGATTTGTGGGTAATGTGGCGTTGAAGACGTCGGAGGGCATTGCGAAGCTGGTGAGCACATCGCTGCGTGAGTCGCTGAAGTCTACGGTGACCTCGCAGGTGGGCGCGTTGTTGTCGCGGCGCGCGTTCGATGACTTCAAGAAGCGACTGGATTATTCGGAGTATGGCGGCGCACCGCTGCTGGGGGTGCGCGGCGTATGCATTGTGGGGCATGGATCGTCGAATGAAAAGGCGGTCATGAATGGCATTCGTGTCGCTGCGGAGTTTGCCCATGCCGAGGTGAATGCGGGCATTGAGGCCGCGTTGCGTGCGGCAGCACCGATGGTCTAG
- the pdxR gene encoding MocR-like pyridoxine biosynthesis transcription factor PdxR — MAKRSPLTEILLPPRAEDESAYKWLYSGLRQQILEGKLRPGTRLPATRDLAREYGLSRGTIVSAFDELKSEGYVEGSIGSGTFVSKVLPEDLLEVRREASRNAAKSKKQQPAQRRLSVYGTSVRAFPNFSSRASRAFRPNLPAVDEFPVTLWAQIANRRLRRASMMQLIGCEAMGYGPLRESIAAYLTRSRGVVCSAQQVIVVSGVQEALDLAARLFLNRGDTVCMEDPGYIGAARVFEAAGARVIPLAIDEHGARLPPRAGHRAKLAYITPAHQAPLGVTMSLARRLEMLEWARKTGVLLFEDDYDGEYRYSGRTVPSLQGLDRNGMVLFAGSFSKVFFPALRLGYLIVPEDLVERFAAAKSILNRHAPLFEQIVLSEFIDAGHFGRHLRRMRELYAERLGVLLEESRKRLAGVLEISEIEAGLQTVGWFAKGINASEAAKAASARGVDLIPLTGFYRSQQEQSRRTREGVQMGFAAVSTREIRRGIEELACALEPLTRS; from the coding sequence ATGGCAAAACGGTCCCCATTGACCGAGATTCTCCTGCCTCCGCGCGCTGAGGACGAATCGGCTTATAAGTGGTTGTACAGCGGCCTGCGCCAGCAAATCCTCGAAGGCAAGCTGCGTCCTGGAACGCGCCTGCCCGCCACGCGTGATCTCGCCCGCGAATACGGCCTTTCACGCGGCACCATCGTCTCCGCCTTCGATGAGCTCAAGTCGGAAGGCTACGTCGAAGGCAGCATCGGCTCCGGCACGTTCGTCAGCAAGGTTCTTCCCGAAGACCTCCTCGAAGTCAGGCGCGAAGCCTCACGCAATGCTGCCAAATCCAAAAAACAGCAACCCGCCCAGCGCCGACTCTCCGTCTACGGAACGTCGGTTCGTGCCTTCCCCAACTTCTCCAGCCGTGCCTCGCGCGCCTTTCGGCCCAACCTTCCCGCGGTCGACGAGTTTCCCGTTACGCTTTGGGCGCAAATCGCCAATCGCCGCCTGCGCCGCGCCTCGATGATGCAGCTCATCGGATGCGAAGCGATGGGCTACGGCCCTCTGCGCGAATCCATTGCCGCCTACCTCACGCGCTCACGCGGAGTCGTATGCTCCGCGCAACAGGTCATCGTCGTCTCCGGCGTGCAGGAGGCGCTCGACCTCGCTGCCCGCCTTTTTCTCAACCGCGGCGATACCGTCTGCATGGAAGACCCCGGCTACATCGGTGCAGCACGCGTCTTTGAAGCTGCAGGAGCCAGGGTCATCCCCCTCGCCATCGACGAGCATGGAGCCAGACTTCCTCCACGCGCCGGGCATCGGGCAAAGCTGGCCTACATCACGCCTGCACACCAGGCTCCCCTCGGCGTCACCATGAGCCTTGCGCGTCGCCTCGAGATGCTCGAATGGGCACGCAAGACCGGCGTACTGCTCTTTGAAGACGATTACGACGGAGAGTATCGCTACTCCGGCCGCACCGTACCCTCCCTGCAGGGACTCGATCGCAACGGCATGGTGCTCTTCGCCGGCAGCTTCAGCAAAGTGTTCTTTCCCGCGCTCCGCCTCGGCTACCTCATCGTGCCCGAAGATCTCGTCGAGCGCTTCGCCGCGGCCAAATCCATCCTCAACCGGCACGCTCCTCTCTTCGAACAGATCGTGCTCAGCGAGTTCATCGACGCAGGCCACTTCGGCCGCCACCTGCGCCGCATGCGCGAGCTCTACGCCGAACGCCTCGGCGTCCTGCTCGAAGAGAGTCGCAAGCGCCTCGCCGGTGTACTCGAAATCTCCGAGATCGAAGCCGGCCTGCAGACCGTCGGATGGTTCGCAAAGGGAATCAACGCCAGCGAAGCCGCAAAGGCTGCCTCCGCGCGCGGCGTAGATCTCATCCCCCTCACTGGCTTCTACCGCAGCCAGCAGGAGCAATCACGCCGCACCCGCGAAGGCGTGCAGATGGGCTTTGCTGCCGTAAGTACACGCGAAATCCGACGTGGAATAGAAGAGCTGGCCTGCGCCCTCGAGCCGCTCACCCGCAGCTAG
- a CDS encoding cupin domain-containing protein, producing the protein MMSHAEDWAYLFAIICYAPMTSISLPVAQQQAPAAVQQAPVARTSTVLSRPLPELNGKNLSVQVVRVHYGPGESSNAHSHPCPVVGYVLEGAVRMQVQDAGKQEAGPVTVYRAGESFYEAPNGQHLVSANASQSEPATFLATFVCDHPTPLTVPSPNKNGAGR; encoded by the coding sequence ATGATGTCACATGCAGAGGACTGGGCTTATCTGTTCGCGATTATCTGTTATGCGCCGATGACCTCCATCTCACTCCCGGTGGCGCAGCAGCAGGCTCCCGCGGCTGTGCAGCAGGCTCCGGTTGCGAGGACCAGCACGGTTCTATCGCGGCCGCTGCCGGAGCTGAACGGTAAGAACCTGAGCGTGCAGGTTGTGCGCGTGCATTATGGTCCGGGCGAATCATCGAACGCGCACAGCCATCCCTGCCCGGTGGTTGGTTATGTGCTGGAGGGAGCGGTGCGCATGCAGGTGCAGGATGCGGGCAAGCAGGAGGCCGGTCCGGTGACGGTTTATCGCGCGGGCGAGTCGTTTTACGAAGCGCCGAACGGACAGCATCTTGTTTCGGCAAATGCAAGCCAAAGCGAGCCGGCGACGTTTCTGGCGACTTTTGTCTGTGACCATCCGACGCCGCTCACAGTTCCCTCACCCAATAAGAATGGAGCAGGCCGATGA
- a CDS encoding DoxX protein, with protein sequence MTFVNPMQRFAPLALSFARLALGSAFLTAVADRFGLLGRYDGWGNFASFMAYTAQVNSFMPAATIPFLAWSATIAETVFGIALVVCAFLPAQVVNASPLPRWVALGSSVLLLLFGIAMMVGLEWKKPFDYSVFSASACALLLAIYS encoded by the coding sequence ATGACCTTTGTGAATCCCATGCAGCGTTTTGCACCGTTGGCGCTGTCCTTTGCGCGTCTTGCGCTGGGCTCAGCATTTCTCACAGCCGTCGCGGACCGCTTCGGGCTGCTGGGTCGCTACGACGGATGGGGAAATTTTGCCAGCTTCATGGCCTACACCGCGCAGGTGAACTCGTTTATGCCTGCGGCGACCATACCGTTTCTTGCGTGGAGTGCGACGATCGCTGAAACGGTCTTTGGGATTGCCCTGGTCGTCTGTGCGTTTCTGCCCGCGCAGGTCGTCAACGCGAGTCCTTTGCCGCGCTGGGTGGCGCTGGGATCGTCGGTTCTGCTTCTGCTGTTCGGAATTGCCATGATGGTGGGGCTTGAGTGGAAGAAGCCATTCGATTACTCGGTCTTCTCAGCCTCGGCGTGCGCTTTACTGCTGGCTATCTATTCTTAG
- a CDS encoding carboxymuconolactone decarboxylase family protein, translating into MQPRYNYAKNSPGGYQAMIGLEKYLAQCGLEEGLLHLVKLRVSQINGCAYCLDMHWKDLRAMGENEQRLYSLDAWRECPYYTDRERAALAWAEALTLITEGHASDEVYTEVKAHLNEKEISDLSLLVATINAWNRLAISNRTTPGTYQSAKKHEAVTV; encoded by the coding sequence ATGCAGCCACGTTACAACTATGCCAAGAATTCGCCCGGTGGTTACCAAGCCATGATCGGGCTAGAGAAGTATCTTGCGCAGTGCGGACTCGAGGAGGGGCTTCTACACCTGGTGAAGCTGCGTGTCTCGCAGATCAACGGATGCGCATACTGTCTGGATATGCATTGGAAGGACCTGCGCGCGATGGGCGAGAACGAACAGCGTCTGTATTCGCTGGATGCATGGCGCGAGTGTCCGTACTACACTGACCGCGAGCGCGCGGCGCTGGCGTGGGCCGAGGCGCTGACGCTGATTACCGAAGGGCATGCTTCGGATGAGGTCTATACCGAGGTGAAAGCGCATCTGAACGAGAAGGAGATTTCGGATCTCTCGCTTCTGGTTGCGACGATCAATGCATGGAACCGGCTGGCGATCTCGAACCGCACGACGCCGGGGACGTATCAGTCAGCCAAGAAGCATGAAGCTGTGACTGTTTAG